The segment TACTTACCAGCCTTTCCGACCTTGCGGCGGATGACCTCGCCGGCGTACTTGACGCCCTTGGCCTTGTACGGGTCAGGCTTGCGCAGCTTGCGGATGTTCGCCGCAACCTCGCCGACCTTCTGCTTGTCGATGCCCTCGACGCTGAGCTTGGTCGGGGACTCGACCTTGAAGGAGATGCCCTCGGGGGCCTCGATCAGGATCGGGTGGCTGTAGCCCAGGGAGAACTCCAGGTTGGAGCCCTTCGCCTGGACGCGGTAACCGACACCGCTGATCTCGAGCGCCTTGCTGTAGCCCTGGGTCACGCCGGTGATCATGTTCGCCACCAGCGTGCGGGACAGGCCGTGCAGGGCCTTGTTCTGACGCTCGTCGTTCGGGCGGGAGACGGTGATCACACCGTCCTCACCCTTGGCGACCTCGATGGGCGCCGCGACGGTGTGCGAGAGGGAACCCTTGGGGCCCTTCACCGCGACCGTACGGCCCTCGATGGTGACGTCCACACCAGCGGGAACCTGGATGGGCAGCTTGCCAATACGCG is part of the Streptomyces platensis genome and harbors:
- the rplF gene encoding 50S ribosomal protein L6; its protein translation is MSRIGKLPIQVPAGVDVTIEGRTVAVKGPKGSLSHTVAAPIEVAKGEDGVITVSRPNDERQNKALHGLSRTLVANMITGVTQGYSKALEISGVGYRVQAKGSNLEFSLGYSHPILIEAPEGISFKVESPTKLSVEGIDKQKVGEVAANIRKLRKPDPYKAKGVKYAGEVIRRKVGKAGK